One segment of Rubripirellula amarantea DNA contains the following:
- the thiO gene encoding glycine oxidase ThiO — MQNRITIIGGGVIGLSLAWEMSKRGCAVTVLDQGSMASATSWTATGILPPANFELATDPLDQLRGLSHRLYPEWSQQLQTLTGIDIGLRRCGGWYLADSAGERAAMIGMRSYWEDLSIDCESVEISQLAEREPELASWAASVSDVAAWWVPDEHQIRPPRLLSALIAACRKSGVELIENCRVSGIQSSPADSIVNIKTDKQTYQCDDVVVCSGSWSGQIAEQLQLQQSIIPIRGQILLLKTERPLLKAVLNLGNRYIVAREDGYTLIGSCEQEAGFNPVTQPDIISGLDDFAVSMLPSLKSATRVKSWAGLRPMTFDGFPMIGRVPNHKHIYVAAGHYRSGIHLAPATAVTLASAILNQPSEMELDAFRIGKQQTR; from the coding sequence ATGCAAAACCGAATCACGATCATTGGTGGTGGCGTTATTGGCCTTTCCTTAGCTTGGGAAATGTCAAAGCGAGGATGTGCCGTAACCGTGCTCGACCAGGGCTCGATGGCCAGCGCCACATCATGGACGGCCACCGGAATTTTGCCGCCGGCCAACTTTGAATTGGCGACTGATCCGCTGGATCAACTCCGAGGGCTTTCCCATCGTTTGTATCCCGAATGGTCTCAACAGCTACAAACGCTGACTGGAATTGACATCGGACTACGTCGTTGTGGCGGTTGGTACTTGGCCGATTCGGCTGGCGAGAGAGCAGCCATGATTGGCATGCGCAGCTATTGGGAAGATCTGTCCATTGATTGCGAATCCGTTGAGATCTCACAGTTAGCCGAGCGGGAACCAGAACTCGCTTCGTGGGCGGCGAGCGTATCGGATGTTGCCGCATGGTGGGTTCCCGATGAACACCAGATTCGGCCACCTCGGTTGCTGTCGGCATTGATCGCCGCGTGCCGAAAATCGGGAGTGGAATTGATCGAAAACTGCCGCGTGAGTGGCATTCAGTCCTCACCGGCGGATTCGATCGTGAACATCAAGACAGATAAGCAAACGTACCAGTGCGATGACGTGGTCGTTTGCTCGGGCTCATGGAGTGGCCAAATTGCCGAGCAGTTGCAACTTCAGCAGTCCATCATTCCGATACGTGGGCAGATCTTGCTTCTGAAGACCGAACGTCCCTTGTTGAAAGCGGTACTGAATCTGGGAAACCGGTACATCGTCGCTCGCGAAGATGGTTACACGCTCATTGGGTCCTGCGAACAAGAAGCAGGGTTCAATCCGGTGACGCAACCAGACATCATTTCGGGTCTAGACGACTTTGCCGTGTCGATGCTTCCTTCGTTGAAGTCAGCGACACGAGTGAAGTCATGGGCGGGCTTAAGGCCGATGACCTTCGATGGATTCCCCATGATCGGTCGGGTCCCCAATCACAAACACATTTATGTAGCCGCTGGACATTATCGCAGCGGTATTCACTTGGCTCCCGCAACTGCTGTGACGCTTGCCAGTGCCATCCTTAATCAACCTTCCGAGATGGAACTCGATGCGTTCCGAATCGGTAAACAGCAAACTCGATAG
- a CDS encoding NAD(P)/FAD-dependent oxidoreductase, producing the protein MNDFDELTLDPPGTIAVIGGGPLGVEASLYGRYLGYEVTLFETHTVGHSGEPKRNEPLPILPDQCLSSLAISALSAQHHESGPQVLPMTYGQWIDEGLGRLCQSDLLRGRVREHTAVQMIEMKPVETDDEDPDDVPDDFCLHLRNEGGDETAIFESVIIATGQGGEPKIANATDTSSVDYLFRITGNSDDLNSNDLNAHLRAGYRQISKIFASLMGREDLDLYRPKRV; encoded by the coding sequence ATGAACGATTTTGACGAACTTACCCTTGATCCCCCTGGAACCATCGCTGTGATCGGCGGCGGTCCGCTCGGTGTAGAGGCATCACTTTACGGTCGCTACCTTGGTTATGAAGTCACGTTGTTTGAAACTCATACGGTAGGACACTCGGGTGAACCCAAACGCAATGAACCGTTGCCGATCCTTCCCGATCAATGCCTATCATCGCTGGCGATCTCTGCACTGTCGGCTCAACATCACGAATCGGGTCCGCAAGTGCTGCCGATGACGTACGGGCAATGGATCGATGAAGGTCTCGGGCGACTTTGCCAATCCGATCTTCTCCGTGGGCGAGTTCGCGAGCACACCGCGGTTCAAATGATCGAAATGAAGCCAGTCGAAACCGACGATGAGGATCCGGACGATGTGCCCGATGACTTTTGCCTGCACCTCCGCAATGAGGGTGGTGACGAAACTGCGATCTTTGAATCGGTAATCATCGCGACAGGGCAGGGCGGGGAACCAAAGATTGCGAACGCGACGGATACTAGCTCAGTCGATTATCTGTTTCGCATCACGGGCAATTCAGACGACCTTAACAGCAACGATCTCAACGCACACCTTCGTGCTGGCTACCGACAAATCTCGAAGATCTTCGCGTCCTTGATGGGTCGCGAAGATCTAGACCTATACCGACCCAAGCGGGTTTAG
- a CDS encoding neutral/alkaline non-lysosomal ceramidase N-terminal domain-containing protein produces MTTRFRLIQVACVWVVLIAHSPSGVNANEVVARTSGGDLRAGAAVADITPPLGELVVGGFEPFPAAVIHDKLHARCLVLDDGRTQLGFVICDSVGIPREIFDEAREEIAEQTTLLPQNVLMAATHTHSATRANTEKYRPVLVRGIVESVRLAMANLEPAKIGWSGIDEPSQVFNRRWYVSDPDLRRNPYGGVDQVRMNPVRNHPSLVKPAGPIDPEISVLSVQSSDGRPIAVLANYSLHYVGNVNKGDVSADYFGVFAERIAELLDTKSANPPFVGLLTNGTSGDINNVNFREPRSSEERYEKINLVADLVANHVKEACDNIEYNERVTLGSQHRELTLKRRKPDATTRNYIAEVLAKSDDSPTYHAQERYHGAAAQRQFEGPDEVAVPLQAFRIGNLAIAALPFEVFVEIGLELKEKTPFADTFTIELANSSEGYLPTPAQHELGGYETWLGTNRVQKDASVLIVEQVLDMFNQLAKEPAVK; encoded by the coding sequence ATGACAACCAGGTTTCGACTAATTCAAGTAGCATGCGTTTGGGTAGTGCTAATCGCCCATTCGCCTAGTGGGGTTAATGCCAATGAGGTCGTCGCAAGAACGTCCGGCGGTGATTTGCGAGCGGGAGCGGCTGTCGCTGATATCACTCCGCCATTAGGCGAACTTGTGGTGGGCGGGTTTGAGCCTTTTCCCGCTGCGGTGATTCATGACAAACTTCACGCCCGTTGCTTAGTATTGGATGACGGCCGAACGCAACTCGGCTTTGTGATTTGCGACAGTGTCGGGATTCCGCGTGAGATATTCGACGAAGCTCGCGAGGAAATTGCAGAGCAAACAACGTTGCTTCCGCAAAACGTTTTGATGGCGGCCACGCATACGCACTCGGCTACGCGAGCGAACACAGAGAAGTACCGTCCCGTGTTGGTGCGAGGGATTGTGGAATCCGTGCGTCTTGCAATGGCGAACCTTGAGCCAGCGAAGATCGGTTGGTCAGGCATCGACGAACCTTCTCAGGTGTTCAATCGTCGCTGGTACGTTTCTGATCCTGACCTGCGAAGAAACCCATACGGCGGCGTGGATCAAGTTCGTATGAATCCAGTTCGAAACCATCCGTCGCTGGTGAAGCCGGCTGGTCCGATTGATCCTGAGATTTCCGTGTTGAGTGTCCAGTCTTCGGACGGTCGACCCATCGCAGTGTTGGCGAACTATTCGCTGCACTATGTAGGCAACGTCAACAAAGGGGACGTTTCGGCCGACTACTTTGGCGTGTTTGCAGAACGCATCGCAGAACTATTGGATACCAAGTCGGCGAACCCGCCCTTTGTAGGCTTGTTAACCAACGGTACATCGGGCGATATCAACAATGTCAATTTCCGTGAACCACGTTCATCGGAAGAGCGTTACGAGAAGATCAACCTCGTAGCGGACCTAGTTGCCAATCACGTCAAAGAGGCGTGCGACAACATCGAATACAACGAGCGTGTGACTCTTGGCTCGCAGCACCGAGAGTTGACGCTGAAGCGACGTAAGCCTGATGCGACGACTCGCAACTATATCGCCGAGGTTCTCGCCAAGTCCGATGACTCGCCTACGTATCACGCTCAAGAGCGATACCATGGTGCCGCTGCTCAAAGACAATTTGAAGGACCGGATGAGGTCGCGGTTCCTTTGCAGGCGTTTCGAATTGGAAACCTTGCAATTGCTGCGTTACCGTTTGAGGTCTTTGTGGAAATTGGTTTGGAGCTGAAGGAGAAGACACCTTTTGCTGACACCTTCACGATTGAACTGGCCAACAGTTCCGAAGGCTACCTGCCGACGCCTGCCCAGCACGAACTCGGCGGATACGAAACGTGGCTTGGAACCAATCGTGTGCAAAAGGATGCATCGGTTTTGATCGTTGAACAAGTCCTCGACATGTTCAACCAACTCGCCAAAGAACCTGCGGTGAAATGA